A stretch of the Bacillus sp. FJAT-18017 genome encodes the following:
- a CDS encoding ABC transporter permease has translation MNKDSKRKSLRYSLLQPISNEKWQPISIPFVSILISFIAAAVVILLIGKNPLQAFFNLLQGAGIFPKPSYAGYKSMLTDFLSLLNAMTPLVFASLAVAVAFRAGLFNIGVSGQMLVSGFLATIIVGYSGLDAIFAKPFVLVIGLVAGGLMGGLVGWLKYRFNINEVVSTIMLNYIAQYVISFFIHMYYIDPVSRQSKYIGEAARLTLVNVEIANQKMDIPLGFILAIITAILIKFVMDKTVVGFEIKAVGSNRNAAKYAGINVGKNTVLAMVMSGGLAGLAGVTYYLGYFSSIQPKVLSSIGFDSIAVSLLGNSHPIGVIFSSFLVSIIDQGSTYMSSQAGIRQEISSVIIGLILLFSACGGYLKHKASRLKEKEVERKENES, from the coding sequence ATGAATAAAGATAGTAAAAGAAAAAGCTTACGTTATAGTCTTCTTCAGCCAATAAGCAATGAGAAATGGCAGCCTATCTCCATTCCATTCGTCTCCATCCTAATAAGTTTTATTGCAGCAGCCGTTGTTATCCTTTTGATTGGCAAAAATCCCTTGCAGGCATTTTTCAATCTGCTCCAAGGGGCAGGAATCTTCCCTAAGCCTTCTTATGCTGGCTATAAGAGCATGTTGACTGATTTTTTGAGTTTGCTAAACGCGATGACGCCACTTGTGTTTGCAAGTTTGGCGGTTGCTGTTGCATTTAGGGCAGGTCTTTTTAATATTGGGGTTTCGGGACAAATGCTCGTCTCTGGTTTTTTAGCGACGATAATCGTTGGCTACAGCGGTTTGGATGCGATATTCGCCAAGCCCTTTGTGCTGGTAATCGGACTTGTCGCTGGAGGCTTGATGGGAGGATTAGTAGGGTGGCTAAAATATAGATTTAATATTAATGAAGTCGTATCGACGATCATGTTAAATTATATTGCTCAATATGTGATAAGCTTTTTTATTCACATGTATTATATTGATCCTGTTTCAAGACAATCCAAGTATATTGGAGAAGCAGCAAGGTTGACTTTAGTTAATGTTGAGATAGCCAACCAGAAAATGGATATTCCACTAGGCTTTATTTTAGCTATTATTACCGCTATTTTAATTAAATTTGTTATGGATAAAACAGTGGTTGGTTTTGAAATTAAAGCGGTAGGTTCCAATCGCAATGCAGCTAAGTATGCAGGAATTAATGTTGGAAAAAATACGGTCCTGGCAATGGTTATGTCAGGTGGTTTAGCTGGCCTGGCAGGTGTGACATATTATTTAGGTTATTTTTCTTCCATCCAGCCAAAGGTTTTATCAAGTATCGGTTTTGACTCAATTGCTGTATCACTATTAGGAAACTCTCATCCAATTGGCGTCATTTTTTCATCATTTTTAGTATCGATTATTGATCAGGGAAGCACATATATGAGTTCACAGGCTGGAATCAGACAAGAAATTTCTTCTGTTATCATCGGGTTAATCCTATTGTTTAGTGCATGTGGCGGATACTTGAAACATAAAGCCAGCCGCTTGAAGGAAAAAGAAGTAGAACGAAAGGAGAATGAATCATAA
- a CDS encoding ABC transporter ATP-binding protein, producing MSDYIVEMKHITKRFPGIVANDDVSIGINKGEIFALLGENGAGKSTLMSMLGGMYEPDEGEIFLRGEKVQISSPNHAAKLNIGMVHQHFKLVSDYTITENIILGVEPIKKLAGLFPYVDIRNANRKIEELSKNFGLEVDATKKIDDLTVSMQQRVEILKVLYREAEILIFDEPTAVLTPQEIDFLLGIIEGLRNGGKTIILITHKLEEIKKVADRCAVLNKGKLVGVLDVKETSTGEMARLMVGREVNFESNKAPAVMKEEVLKVENLTIKNEDGFEVVKDVSFTIHGGEIFAIAGVADNGQVEIADAIAGLTSVNSGKVLLQGKDITTESIRNRTEIGISYIPEDRQRFGLVLDFDLSTNLALKQYYQEPFCSKGILNKDEIDQFGSKLIDKYDIRSGQGIKTQVRSMSGGNQQKAIIAREIELQSPLMIFVQPTRGVDIGAIENIHKMIIEERDKGKAILLVSLELDEIMNIADTIGVIYNGQFQKIASSDSLTTNEVGEYMMGAKHE from the coding sequence ATGTCTGATTATATTGTAGAAATGAAACATATAACCAAACGATTTCCTGGAATAGTGGCAAATGATGATGTGTCCATTGGCATTAATAAAGGGGAAATCTTTGCCTTGCTTGGGGAAAATGGCGCCGGTAAATCAACGTTAATGAGTATGCTTGGCGGTATGTACGAACCGGATGAAGGAGAAATTTTCCTTCGTGGTGAGAAAGTGCAAATTAGCTCACCCAATCATGCCGCAAAGCTTAACATAGGCATGGTCCATCAGCACTTTAAGCTCGTCTCCGATTATACGATTACAGAGAATATTATTTTGGGAGTTGAGCCAATTAAAAAATTGGCAGGTCTTTTTCCATACGTAGACATTCGAAATGCCAATCGCAAAATTGAAGAACTGTCTAAAAACTTCGGCTTAGAAGTGGATGCTACAAAAAAAATAGACGACCTGACTGTTTCTATGCAGCAACGAGTGGAAATTTTGAAGGTGCTTTATCGTGAAGCGGAAATTCTTATTTTCGATGAACCAACTGCAGTCTTGACGCCACAAGAAATTGATTTCTTGCTTGGTATTATCGAAGGTCTGCGAAACGGTGGAAAAACAATAATTTTAATTACACATAAGCTGGAAGAAATTAAGAAAGTTGCCGATCGATGTGCTGTTTTGAATAAAGGAAAATTAGTTGGCGTGTTGGATGTAAAGGAAACGTCTACGGGGGAAATGGCACGGCTCATGGTTGGACGGGAAGTAAATTTTGAATCTAATAAAGCCCCAGCTGTAATGAAAGAGGAAGTATTGAAGGTTGAAAACTTAACGATTAAAAATGAAGATGGTTTCGAAGTAGTTAAGGATGTATCGTTCACCATCCATGGCGGCGAAATTTTTGCTATCGCGGGAGTCGCAGATAATGGACAAGTTGAAATAGCAGATGCGATTGCCGGATTAACTAGTGTTAATAGCGGAAAAGTGCTCCTCCAGGGTAAGGACATTACGACTGAAAGTATAAGAAACAGAACAGAAATTGGGATATCGTATATACCTGAAGATCGACAAAGATTTGGACTTGTATTGGATTTTGATTTATCTACTAACTTAGCATTAAAGCAGTACTATCAGGAGCCTTTTTGCAGTAAGGGAATCCTGAATAAAGATGAAATTGACCAATTTGGCAGCAAATTGATTGATAAATATGATATTCGAAGTGGACAAGGAATTAAGACGCAAGTTCGCTCAATGAGCGGCGGTAATCAGCAAAAGGCCATTATTGCCCGTGAGATTGAATTGCAATCGCCGCTGATGATTTTCGTTCAGCCAACACGAGGGGTCGATATAGGTGCGATTGAAAATATTCATAAAATGATTATTGAAGAACGGGATAAAGGAAAAGCAATCTTGCTCGTTTCATTGGAGCTGGATGAAATTATGAATATAGCGGATACCATTGGAGTTATTTATAATGGCCAATTTCAAAAAATCGCCAGCAGTGACTCGTTAACAACGAATGAAGTTGGCGAATATATGATGGGGGCAAAGCATGAATAA
- a CDS encoding BMP family lipoprotein — MAKGTKKIAMILFIALLTVVMAACGNNADKKNEAKAGTDKEGLKIAIVTSPSGVDDGSFNEDNYNGILSFIEKHPHATVKAIKEETGDPAAAVQAVADIVADYDVIVTPGFQFAGVSSIAVENPDKKFILNDSEPAPVGDQTKFDNIYAMNFAEQESGFFAGMAAALETKSNKVAVVNGIAYPSNVNYQFGFESGVNYVNSVFGKNVELVELSGYAGTDVEGKDVGGNYAGSFADEATGKVIGNALIKEGADIIFVAAGGTGNGVFTAVKEAKDDVKVIGVDVDQFDDGKNGSENIVLTSAVKFMSMNIEKSLNSVVDGSFKGGNVVLHADTDSTGFIKEEGRHQLSDDTLTKLNEAYKLVQDGTIVPASNFNGHTPEKFPGL, encoded by the coding sequence ATGGCAAAAGGCACTAAGAAAATTGCGATGATTTTATTCATTGCTTTACTAACTGTTGTTATGGCAGCGTGCGGCAATAACGCAGATAAGAAAAATGAAGCTAAGGCTGGAACAGATAAAGAAGGGTTGAAAATTGCCATTGTAACAAGTCCTTCAGGCGTTGATGATGGCAGCTTTAATGAAGATAACTATAACGGTATATTGAGCTTTATTGAAAAGCATCCACATGCAACAGTAAAGGCGATTAAAGAAGAAACAGGTGATCCTGCTGCGGCTGTACAAGCTGTTGCTGATATTGTGGCAGATTATGATGTCATCGTAACACCTGGATTCCAATTTGCCGGTGTTTCCAGTATTGCTGTAGAAAATCCTGATAAAAAATTTATTTTAAATGACTCTGAACCTGCACCTGTAGGTGACCAAACAAAATTTGATAATATCTATGCGATGAATTTTGCTGAACAAGAAAGTGGTTTTTTTGCAGGAATGGCTGCAGCACTAGAAACAAAATCAAATAAAGTAGCCGTAGTAAATGGTATTGCATACCCTTCAAATGTAAACTATCAATTTGGCTTTGAATCAGGTGTAAATTATGTGAATTCGGTTTTCGGTAAAAACGTTGAACTTGTTGAATTATCAGGTTATGCAGGGACAGATGTAGAAGGTAAAGATGTTGGCGGCAACTATGCGGGATCCTTTGCAGATGAAGCAACTGGAAAAGTGATTGGAAATGCCTTGATTAAAGAAGGAGCAGATATCATCTTTGTTGCAGCAGGCGGGACTGGGAATGGTGTATTCACAGCAGTTAAGGAAGCTAAAGACGATGTAAAAGTAATTGGTGTCGATGTTGACCAATTTGATGACGGTAAAAATGGTTCTGAAAATATTGTTTTAACATCTGCGGTAAAATTCATGAGTATGAATATTGAAAAATCATTGAATTCTGTTGTTGATGGAAGCTTTAAAGGTGGAAACGTCGTTCTTCATGCAGATACAGATTCAACTGGTTTCATAAAAGAAGAAGGCCGCCATCAATTATCAGACGATACACTTACTAAATTGAATGAAGCTTACAAGTTAGTGCAAGACGGTACAATCGTACCTGCTTCCAATTTTAATGGCCATACTCCAGAAAAGTTCCCTGGTTTATAA